A single window of Archangium gephyra DNA harbors:
- a CDS encoding peptidoglycan-binding protein, producing the protein MPPSLDISSLQSSTTPRELRLESRGPEVAELQRKLLAAGFDGGVADGVFGRRTEAAVKAFQQSRGLVADGIVGTRTWTALGVHVEGEPPEVPISARLNEKQLREIMPRVSDARARECLPHLDAAMVEADIVTPQRQAAFLAQLAHESGELRYFEELASGEAYEGRQDLGNTQLGDGRRYKGRGPIQLTGRTNYRAAGRVLGVDLEAHPERAADVDVGFRVAAWFWTSRGLNALADAGDFRELTRRINGGFNGLAHREAYYRRALEVLTH; encoded by the coding sequence ATGCCCCCCTCGCTCGACATCTCGTCCCTTCAATCTTCCACCACCCCTCGGGAGTTGCGTCTGGAGTCGCGCGGCCCGGAGGTCGCCGAGTTGCAACGCAAGCTCCTGGCGGCCGGCTTCGATGGGGGGGTGGCCGATGGCGTCTTCGGCCGGAGGACCGAGGCCGCCGTGAAGGCCTTCCAGCAGTCCAGGGGCCTGGTCGCGGATGGAATCGTCGGGACGCGGACCTGGACCGCGCTCGGCGTCCACGTCGAGGGGGAGCCTCCCGAGGTCCCCATCAGCGCGAGACTCAACGAGAAGCAGCTCCGGGAGATCATGCCCAGGGTGTCGGACGCCCGTGCCCGCGAGTGTCTGCCTCACCTCGACGCGGCGATGGTCGAGGCGGACATCGTCACCCCGCAGCGTCAGGCGGCCTTCCTCGCCCAGCTCGCCCATGAGAGCGGGGAGCTGCGCTACTTCGAGGAGCTCGCCTCCGGCGAGGCGTACGAGGGCCGCCAGGACCTGGGCAACACGCAGCTCGGCGATGGCAGGCGGTACAAGGGCCGTGGTCCCATCCAGCTCACCGGCCGGACCAACTACCGTGCCGCGGGCCGTGTCCTGGGCGTCGATCTGGAGGCCCATCCCGAGCGTGCCGCCGATGTCGATGTGGGCTTCCGCGTCGCGGCCTGGTTCTGGACGAGCCGGGGACTCAACGCGCTCGCGGACGCGGGCGACTTCCGGGAGCTCACCCGCCGCATCAACGGGGGCTTCAACGGGCTCGCGCACCGCGAGGCCTACTACCGGCGGGCCCTCGAGGTCCTCACCCACTGA
- a CDS encoding ArnT family glycosyltransferase, whose translation MSPTSQSSPVLEDGTRNRRAGWALAVLAVGAWVLRVLPFFNRHGAFGYPVDYDEGVYFTASALLFEGLLPYRDFIFVHPPGALLLWSPAAALASGWDAATCFVLARWLAAGVGAFNVFLVGRLGLRAWGPVAGLVGALVYATYPELVIVERGPFLEPVLNLACLALANVWLDAPEDGRASRRWLWAGALCGLAISVKVLGGIWLAAALLSRSPRAAWRSQLGLALMAGATVLLLVGPFVAASPSRFLEDVFLFQSLRPGDGEPNRLVRLHDILHERRLVGVGLALLGLLVALVRAFRASGPARATERFFAVAYVLTVAAFLASPSYWNQYNAHLAASEAVLAGLGAAALHGWLPARGRTWARAVPVLLAVAVPLVSARHLREGLRARAPDLPALGRYLRHAVPADAPVCAFEPAWGLTGGRLPPRLPGVPVVVDAYALMLQDALGSGEHFASTQAAFSASASQRGILHVLERCRYVVLGWRGAWQLSAQSQQWLRERFIRRFPAEGQGGPDVWERRDAGVRASP comes from the coding sequence ATGAGCCCGACCTCGCAGTCATCGCCAGTCCTGGAGGACGGCACCCGGAACCGGCGTGCGGGGTGGGCGCTGGCCGTGCTGGCGGTGGGCGCGTGGGTGCTGCGCGTGCTGCCCTTCTTCAACCGGCATGGCGCCTTCGGCTACCCGGTGGACTACGACGAGGGCGTCTACTTCACCGCCTCGGCGCTGCTCTTCGAGGGGCTGTTGCCGTACCGGGACTTCATCTTCGTCCACCCTCCGGGCGCGCTGCTGCTGTGGAGCCCGGCCGCCGCGCTCGCCTCCGGGTGGGACGCGGCCACCTGCTTCGTCCTCGCCCGGTGGCTGGCCGCCGGGGTGGGGGCCTTCAATGTCTTCCTGGTGGGCCGGCTCGGCCTGCGCGCCTGGGGGCCCGTGGCGGGCCTCGTGGGGGCGCTCGTCTACGCCACCTACCCCGAGCTGGTCATCGTCGAGCGCGGCCCCTTCCTGGAGCCCGTGCTCAACCTCGCGTGTCTGGCCCTGGCGAATGTCTGGCTCGACGCTCCCGAGGACGGCCGTGCGTCCCGCCGGTGGCTCTGGGCCGGAGCGCTCTGCGGCCTCGCCATCTCGGTGAAGGTGCTGGGTGGAATCTGGCTCGCCGCCGCGTTGCTGTCCCGCTCCCCTCGCGCCGCGTGGCGCTCCCAGCTCGGGCTCGCGCTCATGGCCGGGGCCACCGTGCTGCTCCTGGTGGGGCCCTTCGTCGCGGCCTCGCCCTCGCGCTTCCTCGAGGACGTCTTCCTCTTCCAGTCCCTGCGCCCCGGGGACGGGGAGCCGAATCGCCTCGTCCGGTTGCACGACATCCTCCACGAGCGGCGGCTGGTGGGCGTGGGACTCGCGCTCCTCGGGCTGCTGGTGGCCCTGGTGCGCGCCTTCCGCGCCTCCGGGCCCGCGCGCGCCACCGAGCGATTCTTCGCCGTGGCCTATGTCCTCACCGTGGCCGCGTTCCTCGCCTCGCCGAGCTACTGGAACCAGTACAACGCCCACCTCGCCGCCTCGGAGGCGGTGCTGGCGGGGCTCGGCGCCGCGGCGCTCCACGGGTGGCTCCCGGCCCGGGGCCGCACGTGGGCGAGGGCCGTGCCCGTGCTGCTGGCCGTGGCCGTGCCGCTCGTGTCCGCCAGGCACCTGCGCGAGGGACTCCGGGCCCGTGCGCCCGACCTGCCGGCGCTCGGCCGGTACCTGCGCCACGCCGTGCCCGCCGACGCTCCCGTCTGCGCCTTCGAGCCCGCCTGGGGCCTCACCGGGGGACGGTTGCCTCCGCGCCTTCCCGGTGTACCCGTGGTGGTGGACGCCTACGCGCTGATGCTCCAGGACGCGCTCGGCTCGGGTGAGCACTTCGCGAGCACGCAGGCGGCCTTCTCCGCGAGCGCCTCGCAGCGCGGCATCCTTCACGTGCTGGAGCGCTGCCGCTATGTGGTGTTGGGGTGGCGCGGCGCGTGGCAGCTCTCCGCACAGAGCCAGCAGTGGTTGCGCGAGCGTTTCATCCGCCGCTTTCCGGCGGAGGGACAGGGCGGCCCGGATGTCTGGGAGCGGCGCGATGCCGGTGTCCGCGCGAGCCCTTGA
- a CDS encoding glycosyltransferase yields MRELSSLPATVSARPGVSGEVRRVLMTASTTGRVWTYALELSRALGRRGVEVTLAVQGTPLTALQWAQVRGVPGLTVEQSTWRLEGPEDAWEDVAAAGEWLLELESRLQPDAVHLNGYCHAALPWKHRPLVVAHACPLSWWEAVKGEPSLERDLRYRWEVTRGLRAAGHVVAPTAELLASLSRHYGPLRSSGVIPHARRHEDFPPGPVREPFILATGQLWDEARNLEVLETVAPRLDWPVLVAGSAQHPDGGEVRARYVRALGLLPQAELAGYMGRASIYVLPARYEPFGLPVLEAALAGCALVLGDIPSLREVWEDAAVFVPPEDTDMLARALRRLVSEPVLCSRMSTLARTRALEFSPDRMADAYLAVYADLDRESGGVSAVQPQLARAT; encoded by the coding sequence ATGCGCGAACTTTCCTCGCTGCCTGCCACCGTCTCCGCGCGCCCGGGCGTGTCCGGGGAGGTGCGCCGCGTGCTCATGACGGCGAGTACCACGGGCCGTGTGTGGACGTACGCGTTGGAGCTGAGCCGGGCGCTGGGCCGCCGGGGCGTGGAGGTGACGCTGGCCGTCCAGGGCACCCCGCTCACCGCGCTCCAGTGGGCCCAGGTGCGGGGCGTGCCGGGGCTCACCGTCGAGCAGAGCACCTGGCGGCTCGAGGGCCCCGAGGACGCCTGGGAGGACGTGGCGGCGGCGGGGGAGTGGCTGCTGGAGTTGGAGTCCCGCCTCCAGCCGGACGCGGTGCACCTCAACGGCTACTGTCACGCCGCGCTGCCTTGGAAGCACCGGCCGCTGGTGGTGGCCCACGCCTGCCCGCTGTCGTGGTGGGAGGCGGTGAAGGGGGAGCCGTCGCTGGAGCGGGATCTGCGCTACCGCTGGGAGGTGACGCGGGGGCTGCGCGCCGCGGGCCACGTGGTGGCGCCCACGGCCGAGCTGCTGGCGTCCCTGTCGCGGCACTACGGGCCCCTGCGCTCCTCCGGGGTCATCCCCCATGCGCGCCGCCACGAGGACTTCCCGCCCGGCCCCGTGCGCGAGCCCTTCATCCTCGCCACGGGCCAGCTGTGGGACGAGGCGCGCAACCTGGAGGTGCTGGAGACGGTGGCGCCCCGGCTGGACTGGCCGGTGCTCGTGGCTGGCAGCGCCCAGCACCCTGATGGCGGCGAGGTGCGTGCCCGCTATGTGCGCGCGTTGGGGCTGCTGCCCCAGGCGGAGCTCGCCGGCTACATGGGCCGGGCCTCCATCTACGTGCTGCCCGCGCGCTACGAGCCCTTTGGCTTGCCGGTGCTGGAGGCCGCGCTCGCCGGGTGTGCGTTGGTGTTGGGAGACATCCCCTCCCTGCGCGAGGTGTGGGAGGACGCGGCCGTCTTCGTTCCACCGGAGGACACCGACATGCTCGCGCGCGCCCTGCGCCGGCTGGTGTCGGAGCCCGTGCTGTGCAGCCGGATGTCCACCCTTGCACGGACACGTGCATTGGAGTTCTCCCCGGATCGCATGGCGGATGCCTACCTTGCGGTCTATGCCGACCTGGACCGTGAGTCCGGGGGGGTGTCCGCCGTCCAGCCCCAGCTGGCGCGGGCCACCTGA
- a CDS encoding DUF2381 family protein, with amino-acid sequence MLPTLCGHLALLAALSADPLDLPPPQVTSPRLRPTQQVIPEVTSAPAPRGHTAPGLPSTFRFVPPLDPAALGQRGGETNSLTVTPEPGTARPEATHTEEPPVRPEDSRAHEEPGLLVRLVLSGQLRQGGVTVAWWKGTREPIAEAQLFVEERTLYLAETLAVVAMTLELSPAATKPWAPGEAWLLDARGDVVGRFPVWMEGTRLGPGEKRTVAFEVERVPGTAPQKLRLELRERDGGHTVQAGDLKL; translated from the coding sequence ATGCTGCCCACCCTCTGCGGTCACCTCGCCCTGCTCGCCGCCCTGTCCGCGGACCCGCTGGACCTCCCGCCTCCCCAGGTCACCTCCCCGCGACTCCGCCCGACACAGCAGGTGATTCCAGAGGTCACCTCCGCACCGGCCCCACGGGGCCACACCGCCCCGGGCCTCCCCTCCACGTTCCGCTTCGTCCCCCCGCTCGACCCGGCGGCCCTTGGCCAGCGGGGCGGCGAGACGAACTCCCTCACCGTGACACCCGAGCCCGGGACCGCACGGCCCGAAGCCACGCACACCGAGGAGCCCCCGGTCCGGCCCGAGGACTCCCGCGCCCACGAGGAGCCGGGACTGCTCGTGCGGCTGGTGCTCTCGGGACAGCTGCGCCAGGGCGGCGTCACCGTCGCGTGGTGGAAGGGCACCCGCGAGCCAATCGCCGAGGCCCAGCTCTTCGTCGAGGAGAGAACCCTCTACCTCGCCGAGACGCTGGCCGTGGTGGCCATGACACTGGAGCTGTCCCCGGCGGCCACGAAGCCCTGGGCACCGGGCGAGGCATGGCTGCTGGATGCGCGAGGCGACGTGGTGGGCCGCTTCCCGGTGTGGATGGAGGGGACACGGCTCGGCCCGGGGGAGAAACGCACCGTGGCCTTCGAGGTGGAGCGCGTCCCCGGCACGGCCCCCCAAAAACTCCGGCTGGAGCTGCGGGAGCGGGACGGTGGGCACACCGTGCAGGCCGGAGACCTGAAGCTGTGA
- a CDS encoding CgeB family protein, giving the protein MRSHGLRIAFFGASLVSAWWNGAAMYYRGLLKALHARGHQITFYEPALPERQRHRDLPVAPDWATVVVYSVEGTAGLERCLEEARDADVVVKASNVGVFDDWLNARVLELQSGRTQVIYWDLDAPVTLERMAGNPEDAFRALVPRYDRVFTQGGGDPVVLAYRDLGARECVPIYSAVDPDAHEPVRAEHRFDCDLALLDDRLPDLERRVESFFLRAADLLPDKRFLLGGEGWGDRPRPSNVRYVGPVPLREHNALRCSARSVLDVSRDGMARFGFSPAPRLFEAAAAGACLITDAWEGIGLFLEPGRECLVAQDGLEVAEAVLCLTDDGVRDLGQAARRRVLAEHTYAHRAVQVEQALGLG; this is encoded by the coding sequence ATGCGCAGCCACGGACTTCGGATCGCCTTCTTTGGCGCGAGCCTCGTCTCCGCCTGGTGGAACGGAGCCGCCATGTACTACCGCGGCCTGCTCAAGGCCCTCCACGCCCGAGGCCACCAGATAACGTTCTACGAGCCGGCGCTCCCCGAGCGTCAGCGTCACCGCGACCTGCCGGTGGCCCCGGACTGGGCGACGGTGGTGGTGTACTCGGTGGAGGGCACCGCCGGTCTCGAGCGCTGTCTGGAGGAGGCCCGGGACGCGGACGTGGTGGTGAAGGCCAGCAACGTGGGCGTCTTCGACGACTGGCTGAATGCCCGCGTGCTGGAGCTCCAGTCCGGCCGCACCCAGGTGATTTATTGGGACCTGGACGCTCCCGTCACCCTGGAGCGCATGGCGGGAAACCCGGAGGACGCCTTCCGGGCGCTCGTGCCGCGCTATGACCGCGTCTTCACGCAGGGCGGAGGAGACCCGGTGGTGCTGGCCTACCGCGACCTCGGGGCCCGCGAGTGTGTTCCCATCTACAGCGCGGTGGACCCGGACGCGCACGAGCCGGTGAGGGCGGAGCACCGCTTCGACTGTGACCTGGCGCTGCTGGATGACCGGCTGCCGGACCTGGAGCGGCGCGTGGAGTCCTTCTTCCTGCGCGCCGCGGACCTGCTGCCCGACAAGCGTTTCCTGTTGGGCGGTGAGGGCTGGGGAGACCGGCCGCGGCCCTCCAATGTGCGGTACGTGGGCCCCGTGCCGCTCCGGGAGCACAACGCGCTGCGCTGCTCGGCGCGCTCGGTGCTCGACGTCAGCCGGGATGGCATGGCGCGCTTCGGTTTCTCGCCGGCCCCGCGTCTCTTCGAGGCCGCGGCCGCGGGCGCCTGTCTGATTACCGACGCGTGGGAGGGCATCGGGCTCTTCCTGGAGCCGGGGCGCGAGTGTCTGGTGGCACAGGATGGCCTGGAGGTGGCCGAGGCGGTGCTGTGTCTCACGGACGACGGCGTGAGGGACCTGGGGCAGGCGGCGCGCCGCCGCGTCCTGGCCGAGCACACGTACGCCCACCGGGCGGTGCAGGTGGAGCAGGCCCTGGGCCTCGGCTGA